A genomic region of Xiphophorus couchianus chromosome 18, X_couchianus-1.0, whole genome shotgun sequence contains the following coding sequences:
- the LOC114161992 gene encoding olfactory receptor 2AT4-like, translating into MIKYRNVTNVKEFMIIGFPGLPPEYYGIVSFVLLLVFISILFGNVFILAVIICERTLHKPTYIIFLNLAMTDLFFGIVTLPKIIARYWWNDMMCSFGVCFAQMYFVHSLGAIQSLILLMMALDRFVAVCFPFKYPVLFTNKNISICCGLCWFLTFIRMLGLVLHALTLPYCDLNTIMQCYCDHISITKLGCGDDVAFVKWVAFANAMVTLLVPLTFIIISYVSIFMAVVKMSASGRDYKFLSTCAPQLFITCLYYMPRCTVYLTDILGIKFSLDARIIITMLYSLIPASVNPVIYCLKTMEIKNALAQRFSNRKINLAFQNETKLVTSKHA; encoded by the coding sequence atgatcaaatacaGAAACGTTACAAATGTGAAAGAGTTTATGATCATTGGCTTCCCTGGACTTCCACCAGAGTACTATGGCATAGTATCGTTTGTTCTcttacttgtttttatttctattctatttggaaatgtttttattctagcTGTCATCATATGTGAGCGGACTCTCCACAAGCCAACGTACATAATCTTTTTAAACCTTGCAATGACAGACCTGTTCTTTGGCATTGTAACACTCCCAAAAATCATCGCCAGATATTGGTGGAATGATATGATGTGCTCATTTGGTGTTTGCTTTGCACAGATGTATTTTGTTCACTCTCTGGGAGCTATTCAGTCTTTAATTCTGCTGATGATGGCTTTGGATCGTTTTGTTGCTGTATGTTTTCCATTCAAAtatccagttttatttacaaacaaaaacatttctatttgttGCGGCTTGTGCTGGTTTCTGACCTTTATACGAATGCTTGGACTTGTGCTACATGCTTTGACATTGCCCTACTGTGACCTTAATACCATCATGCAGTGCTACTGTGATCATATTTCCATCACCAAGCTGGGATGTGGGGATGATGTTGCATTTGTAAAATGGGTTGCATTTGCAAATGCTATGGTCACTCTTTTAGTTCCTTTAacatttataattatttcttaTGTTTCTATCTTTATGGCTGTTGTGAAAATGTCTGCTTCTGGAAGGGATTACAAATTCCTGTCCACATGTGCCCCTCAACTCTTCATTACCTGTCTATATTACATGCCAAGATGTACTGTGTATCTTACTGACATTTTAGGAATTAAATTTAGCCTTGATGCTCGTATTATTATAACAATGTTGTACAGCCTCATACCTGCATCCGTCAACCCTGTGATATACTGTTTGAAAACTATGGAAATCAAAAACGCTTTGGCACAGAGATTCagtaatagaaaaataaaccttGCATTTCAAAATGAGACCAAACTTGTGACAAGTAAACATGCATAG
- the LOC114161382 gene encoding olfactory receptor 52N5-like: MLYTNVTTIKNFVITGFPGLMPKYYGPVSATLFLLYLAIAAGNIFVLVFVRYERSLHKPSYVIFCHLALSDIMFGTVTLPKTISLYWFNDRIISFYSCFAQMYFVHFLGSTHSFILMVMALDRFIAICSPLRYNSLFTNTTVSALCGISWFMPISWMFGVVFDAMSLPFCNSNIIVHCYCDHLSIINLGCENVRSSTVLGLGLAMFCLLLPLGFIVLSYFIIIASVLKTSSSKGRIRAWSTCTPQLIITCLYYLPRLFVYLANFVGYTFSASVRIVVVMLYSLLPAVVNPLIYCFKTKDIKDSLKMKLFTK, encoded by the coding sequence ATGTTGTACACTAATGTAACAACGATAAAAAACTTTGTCATCACTGGATTTCCAGGTCTTATGCCAAAGTATTATGGCCCCGTTTCAGCTAcactttttctgctttatttggCTATAGCagctggaaacatttttgttttagtttttgtgagATATGAAAGGTCTCTTCACAAACCCTCATATGTCATCTTTTGTCACTTGGCACTTAGTGACATAATGTTTGGAACAGTAACGCTACCAAAGACAATATCTTTATACTGGTTTAACGACAGAATTATATCATTTTATAGTTGTTTTGCCCAAATgtattttgttcactttttaGGATCAACTCATTCTTTCATTCTGATGGTGATGGCGCTGGATCGCTTCATTGCAATTTGCTCTCCTCTGCGCTACAATTCACTTTTCACAAATACAACTGTTTCTGCGCTTTGTGGAATCTCATGGTTTATGCCGATTTCATGGATGTTTGGTGTGGTTTTTGATGCTATGAGTCTACCTTTTTGTAATTCAAATATAATTGTTCACTGCTACTGTGACCATTTATCAATAATTAACCTTGGATGTGAGAATGTACGAAGTTCAACAGTTCTGGGATTGGGTCTTGCcatgttctgtttgttgttaCCTCTGGGATTTATTGTTCTATCCTATTTTATCATCATCGCTTCTGTTCTGAAAACATCATCCTCTAAAGGACGCATTAGGGCTTGGTCGACTTGCACACCTCAGCTAATTATCACCTGCCTTTATTATCTGCCAaggttatttgtttatttggctAACTTTGTAGGCTACACGTTCAGTGCTTCTGTTCGAATTGTTGTTGTAATGCTGTATAGTCTTTTACCTGCTGTTGTCAACCCATTAATATACTGCTTCAAAACAAAGGACATCAAAGACAGCTTAAAAATGAAGCTTTTTACCAAATGA
- the LOC114161381 gene encoding olfactory receptor 2AT4-like, with protein MVLSSNITRIHNFFILGFPGLSPSYYGPASAVLFLVYLAILVGNSFILAFVIYEKSLQKPMYLVFCHLALTDLSFGTVTLPKIISKYWFGNSIISFYECFTQMFFVHYLGSVMSFLLLVMALDRFIAICAPLRYPVLITNNIIFALCGSAWFLPLPLMLFVIFQALSLPYCQSNIITQCYCDHISITNQACGNDLKIAVIITLCIAMFCLLVPLAFILISYVSVIIVILKMSNSAGRSRILATCTPQIFITCLFYLPRCFVYIANTVGFSFSVDVRILLILLYSLLPAAVNPVIYCFKTQEIKHTLMKRIKTAKIGIELKIWTSN; from the coding sequence ATGGTGCTCAGCTCAAACATCACAAGGATACACAACTTTTTCATCCTTGGGTTCCCTGGACTCTCACCATCGTACTATGGCCCTGCATCAGCTGTACTTTTTCTAGTCTATCTAGCTATTTTAGTAGGAAATAGTTTCATCTTGGCATTTGTCATCTATGAAAAATCTCTTCAAAAACCTATGTACTTGGTCTTTTGTCACCTTGCACTGACTGATTTATCATTTGGGACTGTTACACTCCCAAagatcatttcaaaatattggTTTGGAAACAGCATCATCTCATTTTATGAGTGTTTTACACAAATGTTCTTTGTTCACTATTTAGGTTCAGTAATGTCATTTTTGTTACTGGTAATGGCTCTTGATAGATTCATAGCAATTTGTGCTCCACTGCGATACCCTGTCCTAATCACAAACAATATTATATTTGCTCTTTGTGGATCTGCTTGGTTTTTACCCCTGCCTTTGATGCTGTTTGTAATATTCCAAGCCCTCAGTTTACCTTACTGTCAGTCAAATATTATTACCCAGTGCTACTGTGACCACATCTCAATAACAAATCAGGCATGTGGAAATGATCTGAAGATTGCAGTGATTATTACCCTTTGTATCGCTATGTTTTGTCTCTTGGTGCCTCTTGCATTTATACTGATTTCTTATGTTTCTGTTATtatagtcattttaaaaatgtctaattctGCAGGACGCAGCAGAATTCTGGCAACATGTACTCCACAAATATTCATAACATGTCTTTTCTATCTCCCTAGGTGCTTTGTTTATATAGCTAACACagttggattttcttttagcGTAGATGTTCGCATTTTATTAATTCTGCTGTACAGTTTACTTCCTGCTGCAGTCAACCCGGTAATATACTGTTTCAAGACCCAAGAAATAAAGCACACTTTGatgaagagaataaaaacagctaaaattgGAATAGAGTTAAAAATCTGGACCAGTAACTAA